CCTGCGCCGGGACCGGATCGGGTTCGTCTTCCAGCAGTTCAACCTGGTCCCGACGCTGAGCGCCGCCGAGAACATCGAGCTGCCGATGCGGCTCGCCGGCCGCCGCCCGGACCAGGAGTGGCTGGACCGCATCATCGACGTGGTCGGCCTGCGGGACCGGCTATCGCACCGGCCCGCCGAGCTCTCCCGCGGCCAGCAGCAGCGGGTGGCCGTGGCGCGCGCGCTGGCCGGCCGACCCGAGGTGGTCTTCGCCGACGAGCCGACCGGCAACCTGGACTCCCGCTCCGGCGCCGAGGTGCTGTCCTTCCTGCGCCGCTCGGTCGACGAGACGCAGCAGACCATCGTGATGGTCACCCATGACCCGGTCGCCGCCGGTCACGCGGACCGCGTCGTCTTCCTCGCCGACGGCGAGGTCGTCAGCGACATGACCGCCCCCACGGCGGAGCGTGTCCTCGACCGCATGAAGAACCTGGAGGGCTGACCGGTGCTCGCGCTCACCCTGCGTGGCCTCGCCACGCACAAGCGACGGCTGGCCTCCACCATCATCGCCATCCTGCTGGGCGTGGCCTTCATGGCCGGCTCCATGGTCTTCACCGACACGATGCGGGCGACGCTGTCCGGGGTCTACACCGACGCCGAGCAGGGCACCGACGCCCTGGTCCGCGGCCCGTCCACCATCGACAGCTTCGCGGGGACGCTGCACCAGCCGGTGCCCGAGACCGTGGCGAACCAGGTCGCAGCCGTCGACGGCGTCGAGCGGGTCGCGCCGCGGGTCGAGGGCTACGCGCAGGTCGTCGCCGCCGACGGCGAGGCCATCGACGACATCAGCATGGGCGCTGCGCCGGCCGGCATGGCCTGGACCGACGCGGCCGAGCTGAACCCGTTCGTGCTCACGACCGGCCGTGGCCCGCGTGCCGACGACGAGGTGGTCGTCGACAAGAGCCTGGCCGACGAGGCGGGTCTCGCCCCGGGCGACCCGACGACCGTGCTCACCGCCGCGGGGCCGAGCGACGTGACCGTCGTCGGTGTCGCGCGCTTCGGCTCGGCGGACAACCGCGCCGGAAACCGGACCGTGCTCTTCACCCTCGACACCGCCCAGCGGCTGCTCGGCCGCGACGGCCGAGTCGACAGCGTCGCCGTGCAGGCGGCTCCCGGCGTGAGCCAGGCCGAGGTCACCTCGGCGATCCGGGACAGGCTCGGCGTCGGCACGGACGGCTCAGGCGGACTGGACGTCCTCACCGGCTCGGCGCTGGACGCCGAGAACGCGAGCCGCAGCAACGAGGACGCCGACTTCTTCGCCATCTTCATGAAGGTCTTCGCCGGCGTGGCCCTGCTCGTCGGGGCGTTCATCATCAACAACACCTTCGTGATCCTGGTGGCCCAGCGCACCCGCGAGCTGGCGCTGCTGCGCGCCATCGGGGCGAGCTCCAAGCAGGTGCGGCGCAGCGTCGCCGTCGAGGCGCTGGTCATCGGCGGTCTGGCCTCCGGTCTGGGCCTGCTGGCCGGCGTCGGCGTGGCGTCGGGCATCCAGGCGCTGTGGCGCAGCGCCGGCGTGACCCTTCCGGAGGGCCCGCTGGTGATCAAGGCGTCCTCGCTCGGCATCGCGTTCGCGCTCGGTGTCGGTGTGACGCTGCTGTCGGCGCTGCTGCCGGCCCGGCGGGCGGCCAAGGTGGCACCGGTCGCCGTCATGCGGTCGGTCGCCGTGGAGCAGACCCGACCCTCGAAGGTGCGGGTCGGCCTGGGAATCCTGCTCGCCGGGGTCAGCGCCGTCGCGCTCGTCGCGGGCTTCGTCGGCGGCGAGCTGCCGCTGGTGCTGGTCGGGACGTTGGCCGGCTTCGTCGGCACCGTGGTCCTGAGCCCGGTGCTCGCCCGGCCGGTCGTGCGGGTCCTCTCCGCCCCGCTCCCCCGGATCGCGGGGATGCGCGGCCGGCTGGCCCGGGAGAACGCGCTGCGCAACCCGCGGCGCACCGCGGCCACCGCGTCGGCGCTGATGATCGGGGTCGCCCTGGTCGGCGGCATCACGGTCTTCGCCGCGTCCGGCAAGTGGTCGGTCAGCCACTCCTTCGACAAGGAGTTCCGCGGCGACCTGGTCGCCGACACCGGCGCCTGGACCTACGGCGGCGCCAGCCCGCGGATGGCCGACGACCTCGGCCGGCTGCCCGAGGTGGCGGCCGCCGTGCCGACCCAGATGACCGAGGCCGAGGTCGGGGACTCGGTGACCCAGCTCAGCGGCTGGCCTGCCGCCACCGTCGACCGCGCCTTCGACATCGGCGTCTCGTCGGGTTCGCTGGACGGGCTGGGCCGGGACGGCATCGCGCTCGGCTCGCGCTGGGCCGAGGGCCACGACCTGGCGATCGGGGACGAGCTGCCCGTCGTCTTCCCGAGCGGGGCGACGCAGAGCTTCACGGTGCGCGCGCTGTTCGACCACCCCGACTGGACCGGCC
This genomic window from Actinomycetes bacterium contains:
- a CDS encoding ABC transporter ATP-binding protein, with amino-acid sequence MTTIPATTVRPEPRPSPSGQAHPAVRTIDVVKTYGAGDSAVHALRSVSVDFAAGEFTAVMGPSGSGKSTLMHVAAGLDTVTGGQVLIGDTDVTALNDKALTRLRRDRIGFVFQQFNLVPTLSAAENIELPMRLAGRRPDQEWLDRIIDVVGLRDRLSHRPAELSRGQQQRVAVARALAGRPEVVFADEPTGNLDSRSGAEVLSFLRRSVDETQQTIVMVTHDPVAAGHADRVVFLADGEVVSDMTAPTAERVLDRMKNLEG
- a CDS encoding FtsX-like permease family protein — translated: MLALTLRGLATHKRRLASTIIAILLGVAFMAGSMVFTDTMRATLSGVYTDAEQGTDALVRGPSTIDSFAGTLHQPVPETVANQVAAVDGVERVAPRVEGYAQVVAADGEAIDDISMGAAPAGMAWTDAAELNPFVLTTGRGPRADDEVVVDKSLADEAGLAPGDPTTVLTAAGPSDVTVVGVARFGSADNRAGNRTVLFTLDTAQRLLGRDGRVDSVAVQAAPGVSQAEVTSAIRDRLGVGTDGSGGLDVLTGSALDAENASRSNEDADFFAIFMKVFAGVALLVGAFIINNTFVILVAQRTRELALLRAIGASSKQVRRSVAVEALVIGGLASGLGLLAGVGVASGIQALWRSAGVTLPEGPLVIKASSLGIAFALGVGVTLLSALLPARRAAKVAPVAVMRSVAVEQTRPSKVRVGLGILLAGVSAVALVAGFVGGELPLVLVGTLAGFVGTVVLSPVLARPVVRVLSAPLPRIAGMRGRLARENALRNPRRTAATASALMIGVALVGGITVFAASGKWSVSHSFDKEFRGDLVADTGAWTYGGASPRMADDLGRLPEVAAAVPTQMTEAEVGDSVTQLSGWPAATVDRAFDIGVSSGSLDGLGRDGIALGSRWAEGHDLAIGDELPVVFPSGATQSFTVRALFDHPDWTGPVWVDRSAFSAAQPDQLDTRVYLTGADGVGAPDLRSAVEGVTAAYASVEVQDRDEVRQSVVDEFNAMLGVVYALLALAIVIALVGIGNTIALSVVERTRELGLLRAVGMSRAHLRGMVRWEAALIAVYGTVLGLVIGLGIGRALVYAIKASGIETAETVVPVGQLALIVAIAGASGVVAALLPARRAARLDVLDAVSST